The Sulfitobacter donghicola DSW-25 = KCTC 12864 = JCM 14565 genome has a segment encoding these proteins:
- the glmS gene encoding glutamine--fructose-6-phosphate transaminase (isomerizing), translated as MCGIVGVLGNHEAAPILVEALKRLEYRGYDSAGIATINDGTLDRRRAVGKLVNLGDLLVHEPLAGKSGIGHTRWATHGEPNVSNAHPHRSGSVAVVHNGIIENFRELRAELAEYGITPETDTDTETVAMLAQHFMSQGLSPTEAATKTIGKLEGAFALAFLFDGNDDLIIAARKGSPLAIGYGDGEMFVGSDAIALSPMTDRISYLEEGDYAILTREGASVFNAAGEPANREIRKIQISATRIDKGGHKHFMAKEIAEQPTVIAEALGHYLSKSDEIRLPDPAIDFSQVERITMVACGTAFLACLTAKYWFEQIARLPVEVDVASEFRYREPPIPGKSVALFVSQSGETADTLAALRYCDGKADKIVSVVNVPESSIARESDLALPIHAGVEIGVASTKAFTCQLTVLFLLALKAATDRGELSEEARQDHLAQLRRLPALMSEALEQNDAVRETARKLANARDVLFLGRGPLYPLAHEGALKLKEISYIHAEAYASGELKHGPIALIDEEVPVVVMAPRDTLFDKTVSNMQEVMARKGKVILISDRGGLSEASEGVWDTVVMPDVSDAVAPILYALPAQLLAYHTAVAKGTDVDQPRNLAKSVTVE; from the coding sequence ATGTGCGGAATTGTAGGAGTATTGGGCAACCACGAAGCGGCGCCCATTTTGGTAGAAGCACTAAAGCGGTTGGAATATCGCGGCTATGACAGTGCAGGCATCGCAACGATCAACGATGGCACGCTGGATCGCCGCCGCGCGGTGGGCAAGCTGGTGAACCTCGGTGACCTTTTGGTGCACGAACCGCTGGCTGGCAAATCAGGGATCGGCCACACCCGTTGGGCCACCCATGGCGAGCCAAACGTCAGCAACGCCCACCCCCATCGTTCGGGCTCTGTTGCGGTTGTTCACAACGGCATCATCGAAAACTTCCGCGAATTGCGCGCCGAGCTGGCCGAATATGGCATCACGCCCGAAACCGACACCGACACGGAAACCGTGGCCATGCTGGCGCAGCATTTCATGTCCCAGGGGCTATCCCCCACGGAGGCCGCGACCAAAACCATTGGTAAGCTGGAAGGCGCCTTTGCGCTGGCCTTTTTGTTTGATGGCAATGACGATTTAATCATCGCCGCGCGCAAGGGCTCGCCCTTGGCGATCGGGTATGGCGATGGCGAGATGTTCGTCGGCTCGGATGCTATTGCGCTCTCTCCTATGACCGACCGCATCAGCTATCTCGAAGAAGGTGACTATGCGATCCTGACGCGCGAAGGCGCCAGCGTGTTCAACGCCGCAGGAGAGCCCGCCAACCGTGAAATCCGCAAGATCCAGATCAGCGCCACACGGATCGACAAAGGCGGGCACAAACACTTTATGGCCAAGGAAATCGCCGAGCAGCCAACGGTCATCGCCGAAGCCTTGGGCCACTACCTGAGCAAATCTGACGAAATCCGCCTGCCCGACCCTGCAATTGATTTCTCGCAGGTTGAACGCATTACGATGGTCGCTTGCGGCACCGCCTTTCTGGCCTGCCTCACGGCGAAATACTGGTTTGAACAAATCGCCCGCCTCCCCGTCGAGGTCGACGTCGCATCCGAGTTCCGCTACCGCGAACCACCCATCCCTGGTAAATCGGTTGCCCTATTCGTCAGCCAATCCGGTGAAACCGCCGATACCCTCGCCGCGCTGCGCTATTGCGACGGAAAAGCGGATAAAATCGTTTCGGTTGTGAACGTGCCTGAAAGTTCGATCGCGCGGGAAAGCGATCTGGCCTTGCCGATCCACGCTGGCGTCGAGATCGGCGTGGCCTCGACCAAAGCCTTCACCTGCCAGCTTACGGTCCTGTTCTTGCTGGCGCTAAAAGCTGCCACAGATCGCGGCGAGCTGAGCGAAGAAGCACGCCAAGACCACCTTGCCCAGCTGCGCCGCCTGCCTGCGCTGATGTCCGAAGCATTGGAGCAAAACGATGCAGTCCGCGAGACCGCGCGCAAGCTGGCCAATGCCCGTGACGTGTTGTTCTTAGGACGCGGGCCGCTCTACCCCCTCGCCCATGAAGGCGCATTAAAACTAAAAGAAATCAGCTATATCCACGCCGAAGCTTATGCATCAGGCGAACTCAAACACGGCCCTATTGCCCTGATCGACGAAGAGGTGCCCGTCGTCGTCATGGCGCCGCGTGACACGCTGTTCGACAAAACCGTTAGCAACATGCAAGAAGTCATGGCGCGCAAAGGCAAGGTCATTCTGATCTCGGATCGCGGAGGGCTGAGCGAGGCCAGCGAAGGCGTGTGGGACACGGTTGTGATGCCCGATGTGTCAGATGCTGTGGCCCCGATCCTCTATGCCCTGCCCGCCCAGTTGCTGGCCTATCACACGGCGGTGGCCAAGGGCACCGATGTGGATCAACCGCGCAATCTCGCGAAATCTGTGACGGTTGAATAA
- a CDS encoding DNA alkylation repair protein: MHEPYLDALRALSDPERALGMRGYHKTDREYLGLSNPQINDLTKEWRGLLDVPARVAVADGLWQTNIFEARLAASKLLTQARIRPDDEAAWQLIASWCADFDSWAIADHACMAGQKRLIADPTRLDQVEAWTISDHMWTRRAALVATLPWAKQNNPKPAELEARERILGWAAGYVHDHQWFIQKAIGWWLRDLSKRDSDRVITFIDEHGEDMKPFARKEALRLIT; the protein is encoded by the coding sequence ATGCATGAACCCTATCTCGACGCCCTCAGGGCCCTATCAGACCCAGAGCGCGCCCTCGGCATGCGCGGCTATCACAAAACCGACCGCGAATATCTGGGGCTATCCAACCCGCAGATCAACGACCTGACCAAAGAATGGCGCGGCTTGTTAGATGTCCCTGCCCGCGTGGCGGTTGCAGATGGCCTGTGGCAGACCAACATCTTCGAGGCCCGCCTCGCCGCCAGCAAGCTGCTGACCCAAGCGCGTATTCGCCCCGATGATGAAGCCGCATGGCAGCTCATCGCCTCGTGGTGCGCTGATTTTGACAGCTGGGCGATTGCCGATCACGCCTGTATGGCAGGGCAAAAGCGCCTCATCGCCGACCCGACCCGTTTGGATCAGGTCGAGGCATGGACCATATCCGATCACATGTGGACCCGCCGCGCGGCTTTGGTGGCCACGCTGCCATGGGCAAAACAGAACAACCCAAAGCCAGCCGAATTGGAGGCGCGTGAACGCATTTTGGGCTGGGCTGCGGGCTATGTGCACGACCATCAATGGTTCATCCAAAAAGCCATCGGGTGGTGGCTGCGCGACCTGAGCAAACGCGACAGCGACCGCGTGATCACCTTTATCGATGAACACGGCGAAGATATGAAACCCTTTGCCCGCAAAGAGGCGCTGCGGCTCATCACCTGA